A region from the Acidobacteriota bacterium genome encodes:
- the hemE gene encoding uroporphyrinogen decarboxylase has product MTNDLLMRALRSEPTPRRPVWVMRQAGRYLPEYRELRARYTFEELVADAELAAKVTMMPIERFGFDAAIIFADLMSPLAALGVSFRFDPGPVIAEPVRDRARIRSLRVPPREEIAPEVQAALRIVKQELGGRAALLGFAGAPLSLAAYLVEGRGRRGFPRLRAMAAADPAALGELLDVLAELAAEYAIAQAAAGADAVQIFDSWAGILPPRTWRELVEPRLRALLEALGRAGVPRILFLHQAPHLVEPCSALPCEALAVDWMTDLAELRRKLGPERPVQGNLDPAVLLAGPEATRRATERLLREVPARGHIVNLGHGITPDAPLESVEALVETVHAEHAAAAAGEEAR; this is encoded by the coding sequence ATGACGAATGACCTGCTGATGAGAGCCCTGAGGAGCGAGCCGACACCGCGCCGGCCCGTCTGGGTCATGCGCCAGGCCGGACGCTACCTGCCTGAGTATCGAGAACTCCGGGCCCGGTACACCTTCGAGGAACTGGTCGCCGACGCCGAACTGGCGGCGAAGGTGACGATGATGCCGATCGAACGGTTCGGATTCGATGCGGCCATCATCTTCGCCGACCTGATGAGCCCGCTGGCCGCGCTGGGCGTTTCGTTCCGGTTCGATCCCGGTCCGGTGATCGCCGAGCCCGTGCGGGATCGGGCGCGGATCCGTTCGCTGCGCGTTCCTCCGCGGGAAGAGATCGCTCCGGAAGTCCAGGCGGCTTTGCGCATCGTCAAGCAGGAGCTCGGGGGCCGTGCCGCCCTGCTCGGCTTCGCCGGCGCCCCCCTCTCGCTCGCCGCCTATCTCGTGGAGGGACGGGGGCGGCGCGGGTTCCCGCGGCTCCGCGCCATGGCGGCGGCCGATCCCGCGGCCCTGGGGGAGCTGCTCGACGTGCTCGCCGAGCTGGCGGCGGAGTACGCCATCGCGCAGGCTGCCGCGGGGGCGGACGCGGTCCAGATCTTCGACTCTTGGGCGGGGATCCTGCCGCCGCGCACGTGGAGGGAACTGGTGGAGCCTCGGCTGCGGGCCCTGCTCGAGGCGCTCGGCCGGGCCGGCGTCCCGCGGATCCTGTTCCTCCATCAGGCGCCGCACCTGGTGGAGCCGTGCTCCGCCCTGCCGTGCGAGGCGCTCGCTGTCGACTGGATGACCGACCTCGCCGAACTCCGCCGGAAGCTCGGTCCGGAACGGCCGGTGCAGGGAAACCTGGACCCGGCCGTCCTGCTCGCCGGGCCGGAGGCGACCCGGCGCGCCACCGAGCGCCTCTTGAGGGAGGTTCCGGCACGGGGTCACATCGTCAACCTCGGTCACGGGATCACGCCCGACGCCCCGCTGGAGAGCGTGGAGGCTCTGGTCGAGACGGTGCACGCGGAGCACGCAGCGGCGGCCGCGGGCGAGGAGGCTCGATGA
- a CDS encoding DNA-binding response regulator, whose product MSRPTARILVIEDEVHLAEGIRENLAAEGYAAEVAHDGREGLQRILSEPWDLVLLDVMLPGIDGFTICERARAAERDCPILFLTAKGSVDDRIRGLEAGGDDYLPKPFHLKELLLRVRAIIRRRSWYEAMPSSGATLAFGGNTFDFRSFKGRSWDGREQTLTQKEAMILKALAEKEGEVVSREEILEKVWGYDLFPSTRTIDNFIVRLRKRFERDPENPVHFHTVRGVGYRFTREPEGRDDE is encoded by the coding sequence GTGAGCCGGCCGACGGCACGGATCCTGGTGATCGAAGACGAGGTCCACCTCGCGGAGGGAATCCGCGAGAACCTGGCCGCGGAGGGCTACGCGGCGGAGGTCGCCCACGACGGGCGCGAGGGACTGCAGCGGATCCTCTCCGAGCCGTGGGATCTCGTCCTGCTCGACGTCATGCTCCCGGGGATCGATGGATTCACCATCTGCGAGCGCGCCCGCGCCGCGGAGAGGGACTGCCCGATCCTGTTCCTGACCGCCAAGGGAAGCGTCGACGACCGCATCCGCGGGCTCGAGGCGGGCGGCGACGACTATCTCCCGAAACCGTTCCATCTGAAGGAGCTGCTGCTGCGGGTGAGGGCCATCATCCGGCGCCGGAGCTGGTACGAGGCCATGCCCAGCAGCGGGGCGACGCTCGCTTTCGGCGGCAACACCTTCGATTTCCGTTCTTTCAAGGGGCGCTCGTGGGACGGCCGCGAGCAGACGCTGACCCAAAAGGAGGCGATGATCCTCAAGGCTCTCGCCGAAAAGGAGGGCGAGGTCGTCTCCCGCGAGGAAATCCTCGAGAAGGTCTGGGGATACGACCTGTTCCCCTCCACGCGGACGATCGACAACTTCATCGTCCGGCTCCGGAAACGGTTCGAACGGGATCCCGAAAACCCGGTCCATTTCCACACGGTGCGCGGCGTCGGATACCGCTTCACGCGCGAGCCGGAGGGACGCGATGACGAATGA
- a CDS encoding sensor histidine kinase: MPFPGRWPPRRAPAEGGGMRARRRNVRILQVGFLALLVVCCAQVLWWVLDEARYTRRVAEFDEQLLSQQAQAAHVMLQLGYPADQVAELFPNLDVERSAPRARISRALRERLRRDRWRRLNRYGWEAGFFLLVLFAGMSVLGRALREEFRLKRRQENFLAAVSHELKSPIASLRLSAETLAMRDPPAEQRRAIVERMLDELQRLETMVTNVLDTTRIEEGRIPYEPQRVSLRRTAEAVLDELARTAAAQGVELVSEIEADVEAWVDPAAARTVVRNLTDNAVKATAAAGGGRVRLRATARSGAAELEVADTGIGIPADELGRIFDKFYRPGDELRRHTRGSGLGLYLVRRFIEIGGGTIQARSAGPGKGASFTVRWPLPPGRES; this comes from the coding sequence GTGCCCTTCCCGGGGCGCTGGCCGCCGCGGCGAGCGCCGGCTGAGGGAGGCGGCATGCGGGCGCGGCGGCGCAACGTGCGGATTCTCCAGGTGGGATTCCTGGCGTTGCTGGTCGTCTGCTGCGCCCAGGTGCTCTGGTGGGTACTGGACGAGGCGCGCTACACCCGCCGCGTCGCCGAATTCGACGAGCAGCTTCTCTCCCAGCAGGCACAGGCGGCGCACGTCATGCTCCAGCTCGGCTACCCCGCGGACCAGGTGGCCGAGTTGTTTCCGAACCTGGACGTGGAGCGGTCCGCTCCCCGGGCGCGGATCTCGCGGGCGCTCCGCGAGCGGCTCCGGCGCGACCGCTGGCGCCGGCTGAACCGCTACGGGTGGGAGGCGGGATTCTTCCTGCTCGTGCTCTTCGCCGGAATGAGCGTCCTCGGCCGCGCCCTGCGCGAGGAGTTCCGCTTGAAGCGGCGGCAGGAGAACTTTCTCGCCGCCGTCTCGCACGAGCTGAAGAGCCCGATCGCGAGCCTCCGGCTCTCGGCCGAGACCCTCGCGATGCGCGATCCGCCCGCCGAGCAGCGCCGGGCGATCGTGGAGCGCATGTTGGACGAACTCCAGCGGCTGGAGACGATGGTGACGAACGTCCTCGACACGACGCGGATCGAGGAAGGCCGGATCCCGTACGAGCCGCAGCGGGTTTCGTTGCGGCGCACGGCGGAGGCCGTGCTGGACGAGCTGGCGCGGACCGCCGCGGCCCAGGGAGTGGAGCTGGTGAGCGAAATCGAAGCGGACGTCGAGGCGTGGGTCGACCCGGCGGCGGCCCGGACCGTCGTTCGGAATCTCACCGACAACGCGGTCAAGGCGACCGCCGCAGCCGGCGGCGGGAGGGTCCGGCTTCGCGCGACCGCCCGCTCCGGCGCGGCGGAGCTCGAGGTCGCCGACACCGGGATCGGCATACCCGCGGACGAGCTGGGGCGGATCTTCGACAAGTTCTACCGGCCGGGCGACGAGCTGAGGCGGCACACGCGCGGCTCGGGGCTCGGCCTGTACCTCGTTCGGCGCTTCATCGAGATCGGCGGCGGAACGATCCAGGCCCGCAGCGCCGGTCCCGGGAAGGGGGCGTCCTTCACGGTCCGCTGGCCACTGCCGCCGGGGAGGGAATCGTGA
- a CDS encoding glutamate-1-semialdehyde 2,1-aminomutase, protein MFDRARRVIPGGVDSPVRAFRAVGGIPPFIRRGAGAEVEDEDGRRFVDFVGSWGPLILGHAHPEVVDAVRRAAGEGTTFGAPCRAEVELAETVVRLYPGLEQVRFVSSGTEATMSAIRLARGFTGRDPVVKFSGCYHGHADHLLVSAGSGLATFGTPSSAGVPEPFARLTRVLPLDDEERFRALMRDEGEHVAAVIVEPIPANNGLLVQRADFLRALREETERAGALLIFDEVISGFRVGPGGAAERTGVTPDLATFGKVIGGGLPVGAFGGRREIMARLAPEGDVYQAGTLSGNPVAMAAGLATLRVLERERGWERLEELGRLLDEALAPVLAAAPVPARLVRVGSIFWLCLQEGDPPRSAEAIAPEAAARYRALFHALLEQGIQLAPSAYEVGFLSLAHDRHHLEKLAGALPGALAAAASAG, encoded by the coding sequence CTGTTCGACCGCGCCCGGCGGGTGATACCGGGCGGTGTCGACTCACCGGTCCGGGCCTTCCGGGCCGTCGGCGGTATCCCCCCCTTCATCAGGCGGGGCGCGGGGGCGGAGGTCGAGGACGAGGACGGGCGGCGTTTCGTCGATTTCGTCGGCTCGTGGGGACCACTGATCCTCGGCCACGCCCATCCCGAGGTGGTCGACGCGGTGCGCCGCGCGGCCGGCGAGGGAACGACGTTCGGCGCCCCGTGCCGCGCCGAGGTGGAGCTGGCGGAGACCGTCGTGCGGCTCTACCCGGGCCTCGAGCAGGTGCGCTTCGTCTCCTCCGGGACCGAGGCCACCATGAGCGCCATCCGCCTCGCGCGCGGCTTCACCGGCCGGGACCCGGTGGTGAAATTCTCCGGCTGCTACCACGGGCACGCCGACCACCTGCTCGTCTCCGCCGGCTCGGGCCTCGCCACGTTCGGCACGCCATCCTCCGCCGGTGTCCCCGAGCCCTTCGCCCGCCTCACCCGCGTGCTCCCGCTCGACGACGAGGAGCGGTTCCGCGCGCTGATGCGCGATGAGGGGGAGCACGTGGCAGCCGTCATCGTCGAGCCGATTCCGGCGAACAACGGCCTTCTGGTGCAGCGCGCCGACTTTCTCCGCGCGTTGCGCGAGGAGACGGAGCGGGCGGGAGCCCTGCTCATCTTCGACGAGGTCATCAGCGGCTTCCGCGTCGGACCGGGTGGCGCGGCCGAGCGCACGGGCGTGACCCCCGACCTCGCCACGTTCGGCAAGGTGATCGGCGGCGGCCTTCCGGTGGGCGCCTTCGGCGGCCGCCGGGAGATCATGGCGCGCCTGGCGCCCGAGGGGGACGTCTACCAAGCGGGCACGTTGTCGGGAAATCCGGTGGCGATGGCGGCGGGACTGGCCACACTCCGGGTTCTCGAGCGCGAGCGCGGCTGGGAGCGCCTGGAGGAACTCGGACGGCTTCTCGACGAAGCGCTGGCGCCCGTGCTCGCCGCCGCGCCGGTGCCCGCCCGGCTCGTGCGGGTGGGCTCGATCTTCTGGCTTTGTTTGCAGGAGGGGGATCCGCCGCGATCGGCCGAGGCGATCGCCCCCGAGGCGGCCGCCCGCTACCGGGCCCTCTTCCACGCCCTCCTGGAGCAAGGCATCCAGCTCGCCCCTTCCGCCTACGAGGTCGGTTTCCTGTCGCTCGCCCACGATCGGCACCACCTGGAGAAGTTGGCCGGTGCCCTTCCCGGGGCGCTGGCCGCCGCGGCGAGCGCCGGCTGA